The Paramormyrops kingsleyae isolate MSU_618 chromosome 11, PKINGS_0.4, whole genome shotgun sequence genome includes a window with the following:
- the LOC111840767 gene encoding DENN domain-containing protein 5A isoform X4: MTTGFSSSSCRFADYFVICGLDTETGLEPDELSGENFEQSPLRRTFKSKVLAHYPENVEWSPFDQDAVGMLCMPKGLSFRTQADAREPRFHSFIITREDGSRTYGFALTFYEEVTSKQICSAMQTLYHMHNAEQYEVLHSGAAALPEDALHAASPFSRLQRFNSYDISRDTLYVSKCICLVAPLPFPQASRRVLQELHQAVTAAQPPPLPLESYIYNVLYEVPLPPAGRSLKFSGVYGPVVCQRPSTSELPLFDFPISEVFELLGVENVLQLFTCALLELQILLYSRHYQRLMTVAESITALMFPFQWQHVYVPILPASLQHFLDAPVPYLMGLHSNGHDDRSKLELPQEANLCFVDIDNHFIELPEDLPQFPNKLEFIQEISEALLAFGVPPEGRLRCSDSMTKLKVFRASDRRNGNLSGSPLSSYLLKENETIARLQALVKRTGLSLEKLDAKENQGSNKDVKVQCDEEELRMHKLNIHVREIFANRFTQMFADYEVFVIQPSQDKDSWFSNREQMQNFDKASFLSDQPEPYLPFLSRFLETQMFASFIDSKILCHDDEDKEHVLRVFDARVDKIRMLNVRTPTLRTSMYQKCTTIEESEKAIEMRLTKMDHTALHPHLLDMKIGQGRYEAGFFPRLQSDVLSTGPTGNKWTKRSAPAQWRRKDRQKQHAEHLYLDNDQREKYIQEARNLGTAIRQPKLSNLSPSVIAQTNSKFVEGLLKECRNKTKRMLVEKMGREAVELGHGEGSITGVEENTLIASLCDLLERIWSHGLQVKQGKSALWSHLLHYQESEEKRDAPPGGLAPPGFNPERRKSDAGSALPPLKISLIQDMRHIQNIGEIKTDVGKARAWVRLSMEKKLLSRHLKQLLLDHELSNKLYKHYAFLRCDDEKEQFLYHLLSFNAVDYFCFTNVFTTVMIPYHVVVIPSKKLGGSMFTANPWVCVSGELSETGVLQVPKNTLEITFECQNLGKLTTVQMGHDNSGLYAKWLVECVIVRNEITGHTYKFPCGRWLGKGVDDGSLERILVGELITSSTESEDRFCRTPPLQHSPGMIRRLVTISPSSKPKLNTGQIQEGVGEAINGIVKHFHKPEKERGSLTLLLCGESGLVWALEQVFQHGFKSPRLFKSVFIWDYLEKAQGHFETLEQQDMADENWRMRARNFCRFMRAINGTPRNIGKDGKFQLLVCLGAREHLLHHWIALLADCPITAQMYEDTALIKDHTLVNSLIRVLQTLQEFNITLEASLVKGIGI; the protein is encoded by the exons GTGAGAATTTTGAGCAGAGTCCCCTGCGGAGAACGTTCAAATCCAAGGTGCTCGCGCACTACCCTGAGAATGTGGAGTGGAGCCCTTTTGACCAGGACGCCGTGGGCATG CTCTGCATGCCGAAGGGGCTGTCATTCCGCACTCAGGCCGACGCCCGCGAGCCACGTTTCCACTCCTTCATCATCACCCGCGAGGACGGCTCCCGTACCTACGGTTTCGCTCTCACCTTCTACGAAGAGGTGACCAGCAAGCAGATATGCAGCGCCATGCAGACGCTGTACCACATGCACAACGCCGAGCAGTACGAGGTCCTGCACAGCGGCGCCGCCGCCCTGCCCGAGGACGCCCTCCACGCCGCCAGCCCGTTCTCACGCCTGCAGCGCTTCAATTCCTACGACATCAGCCGCGACACGCTCTACGTGTCCAAGTGCATCTGCCTGGTGGCCCCGCTGCCCTTCCCGCAGGCGAGCCGCAGGGTGCTGCAGGAGCTGCACCAGGCCGTCACCGCCGCCCAGCCGCCGCCGCTGCCGCTGGAGAGCTACATCTACAACGTGCTGTACGAGGTGCCGCTGCCGCCCGCCGGCCGCTCCCTCAAGTTCTCGGGCGTCTACGGGCCCGTGGTGTGCCAGCGGCCCAGCACCAGCGAGCTGCCGCTCTTCGACTTCCCCATCAGCGAGGTCTTCGAGCTGCTGGGCGTGGAGAACGTGCTCCAGCTGTTCACCTGCGCCCTGCTGGAGCTTCAGATCCTGCTCTACTCTCGGC ACTACCAGAGGCTGATGACGGTGGCCGAGAGCATCACCGCCCTGATGTTCCCCTTCCAGTGGCAGCACGTCTATGTGCCCATCCTGCCCGCCTCGCTGCAGCACTTCCTGGACGCGCCCGTTCCCTATCTGATGGGCCTGCACTCCAACGGCCATGACGACCGGTCCAAGCTGGAGCTGCCCCAGGAG GCGAACCTCTGCTTTGTGGACATCGACAACCACTTCATTGAGCTGCCCGAGGACCTGCCGCAGTTCCCCAACAAACTTGAGTTCATCCAGGAGATCTCGGAGGCCCTCCTGGCATTCGGCGTGCCCCCGGAGGGCAGACTCCGCTGCAGCGACAGCATGACCAAGCTCAAGGTCTTCCGTGCCTCGGACCGGCGTAATGGCAACCTGTCCGGCTCTCCACTCAGCTCCTATCTGCTCAAGGAGAACGAGACCATCGCCCGACTGCAGGCCCTGGTCAAGAGAACCGGGCTCAGCTTGGAGAAG CTGGATGCCAAGGAGAACCAGGGGAGTAACAAGGACGTGAAGGTGCAGTGTGATGAGGAGGAGCTCAGGATGCACAAGCTCAACATCCACGTGCGCGAAATCTTCGCCAACCGCTTCACTCAGATGTTTGCGGACTACGAGGTGTTTGTCATCCAGCCGAGCCAGGACAAGGACTCCTGGTTCAGCAACCGGGAACAGATGCAGAACTTTGATAAG GCCTCCTTCCTCTCTGACCAGCCAGAGCCATACCTGCCCTTCCTCTCTCGCTTCCTGGAAACCCAAATGTTCGCCTCCTTCATCGACAGCAAGATCCTGTGCCACGACGATGAGGACAAGGAGCACGTGCTGCGAGTGTTCGACGCCCGAGTGGACAAGATCCGCATGCTGAACGTGCGGACGCCCACTCTGCGCACCTCCATGTACCAGAAGTGCACCACCATTGAGGAATCAG AAAAGGCCATCGAGATGCGGCTGACCAAGATGGACCACACGGCACTGCATCCGCATCTGCTGGACATGAAGATCGGACAGGGCCGCTACGAGGCCGGCTTCTTCCCCCGCCTACAGTCTGATGTGCTGTCAACAGGACCCACCGGCAACAA GTGGACGAAGCGGAGCGCTCCGGCTCAGTGGCGGAGGAAGGACAGGCAGAAACAGCACGCCGAACACCTGTACCTAGATAACGACCAGAGAGAG AAGTACATCCAGGAAGCCCGCAACCTGGGCACCGCCATCCGGCAGCCCAAGCTCTCCAACCTCTCCCCGTCTGTCATTGCGCAGACCAACTCTAAGTTTGTTGAGGGACTGCTGAAAGAATGCAGAAACAAG ACCAAGCGCATGCTGGTGGAGAAGATGGGCAGGGAGGCGGTGGAGCTGGGCCACGGCGAGGGCAGCATCACGGGCGTGGAGGAGAACACGCTCATCGCCAGCCTCTGCGACCTGCTGGAGCGCATCTGGAGCCACGGCCTGCAGGTCAAGCAG GGTAAATCGGCCTTATGGTCACACCTGTTGCACTACCAGGAGAGCGAAGAGAAGAGGGATGCCCCCCCAGGCGGCTTGGCCCCCCCAG GCTTCAACCCCGAGAGACGCAAGTCTGACGCCggctctgctctgccccccctcaAAATCTCCCTCATCCAGGATATGCG GCACATCCAGAACATTGGTGAGATCAAGACCGACGTAGGCAAGGCAAGAGCTTGGGTACGCCTCTCGATGGAGAAGAAACTTCTGTCCAGACACCTCAAACAGCTGCTGTTGGACCACGAGTTGAGCAA CAAGCTGTATAAGCACTACGCCTTTCTGCGCTGTGACGACGAGAAGGAGCAGTTCCTCTACCATCTCCTCTCCTTCAATGCCGTGGATTACTTCTGTTTCACCAACGTCTTCACCACCGTCA TGATCCCATACCACGTGGTGGTCATCCCCAGCAAGAAGCTGGGGGGCTCCATGTTCACGGCCAACCCCTGGGTCTGTGTCTCGGGGGAGCTGTCGGAGACGGGTGTGCTCCAGGTCCCCAAGAACACGCTGGAGATCACCTTTGAG TGCCAGAACCTGGGCAAGCTGACCACGGTGCAGATGGGACATGACAACTCAGGGCTTTATGCTAAGTGGCTGGTGGAGTGTGTCATCGTCCGAAATGAGATCACTGGCCACACCTACAA GTTTCCATGTGGCCGTTGGCTCGGGAAAGGTGTGGATGATGGAAGCTTAGAGAGGATCCTAGTGGGGGAACTGATCACGTCTAGTACAGAGAGCGAAGACCGGTTTTGCCGGACACCTCCGCTACAGCATTCCCCTGGGATGATACGGAGGCTGGTCACCATCTCACCAAGTAGCAAACCAA AGTTAAATACAGGTCAGATTCAAGAGGGAGTGGGAGAGGCCATCAACGGAATAGTGAAGCATTTCCATAAGCCAGAGAAGGAG AGGGGTAGTCTGACTTTGCTCCTGTGTGGAGAGAGTGGTCTAGTCTGGGCTCTGGAGCAGGTCTTCCAGCATGGCTTTAAGTCTCCACGTCTCTTCAAAAGCGTCTTTATCTGGGACTACCTTG AGAAGGCCCAGGGTCACTTTGAGACCTTGGAGCAGCAGGACATGGCGGATGAGAACTGGCGGATGAGGGCGCGAAATTTCTGCCGCTTCATGAGAGCCATCAACGGCACGCCCAGGAACATCGGCAAGGACGGAAAGTTCCAGCTGCTTGTGTGTCTGGGGGCCAG AGAGCACCTGCTGCACCACTGGATTGCTCTTCTGGCAGACTGTCCAATCACAGCACAGATGTATGAGGACACGGCACTGATAAAAGACCACACACTGGTGAACTCCCTGATTAGAGTGCTTCAGACATTACAGGAGTTCAACATCACCCTGGAGGCCTCGCTTGTGAAAGGCATCGGCATTTAG
- the LOC111840767 gene encoding DENN domain-containing protein 5A isoform X3, with amino-acid sequence MTTGFSSSSCRFADYFVICGLDTETGLEPDELSGENFEQSPLRRTFKSKVLAHYPENVEWSPFDQDAVGMLCMPKGLSFRTQADAREPRFHSFIITREDGSRTYGFALTFYEEVTSKQICSAMQTLYHMHNAEQYEVLHSGAAALPEDALHAASPFSRLQRFNSYDISRDTLYVSKCICLVAPLPFPQASRRVLQELHQAVTAAQPPPLPLESYIYNVLYEVPLPPAGRSLKFSGVYGPVVCQRPSTSELPLFDFPISEVFELLGVENVLQLFTCALLELQILLYSRHYQRLMTVAESITALMFPFQWQHVYVPILPASLQHFLDAPVPYLMGLHSNGHDDRSKLELPQEANLCFVDIDNHFIELPEDLPQFPNKLEFIQEISEALLAFGVPPEGRLRCSDSMTKLKVFRASDRRNGNLSGSPLSSYLLKENETIARLQALVKRTGLSLEKLDAKENQGSNKDVKVQCDEEELRMHKLNIHVREIFANRFTQMFADYEVFVIQPSQDKDSWFSNREQMQNFDKASFLSDQPEPYLPFLSRFLETQMFASFIDSKILCHDDEDKEHVLRVFDARVDKIRMLNVRTPTLRTSMYQKCTTIEESESALKKRFENIDLVAPLPHSIEKAIEMRLTKMDHTALHPHLLDMKIGQGRYEAGFFPRLQSDVLSTGPTGNKWTKRSAPAQWRRKDRQKQHAEHLYLDNDQREKYIQEARNLGTAIRQPKLSNLSPSVIAQTNSKFVEGLLKECRNKTKRMLVEKMGREAVELGHGEGSITGVEENTLIASLCDLLERIWSHGLQVKQGKSALWSHLLHYQESEEKRDAPPGGLAPPGFNPERRKSDAGSALPPLKISLIQDMRHIQNIGEIKTDVGKARAWVRLSMEKKLLSRHLKQLLLDHELSNKLYKHYAFLRCDDEKEQFLYHLLSFNAVDYFCFTNVFTTVMIPYHVVVIPSKKLGGSMFTANPWVCVSGELSETGVLQVPKNTLEITFECQNLGKLTTVQMGHDNSGLYAKWLVECVIVRNEITGHTYKFPCGRWLGKGVDDGSLERILVGELITSSTESEDRFCRTPPLQHSPGMIRRLVTISPSSKPKLNTGQIQEGVGEAINGIVKHFHKPEKERGSLTLLLCGESGLVWALEQVFQHGFKSPRLFKSVFIWDYLEKAQGHFETLEQQDMADENWRMRARNFCRFMRAINGTPRNIGKDGKFQLLVCLGAREHLLHHWIALLADCPITAQMYEDTALIKDHTLVNSLIRVLQTLQEFNITLEASLVKGIGI; translated from the exons GTGAGAATTTTGAGCAGAGTCCCCTGCGGAGAACGTTCAAATCCAAGGTGCTCGCGCACTACCCTGAGAATGTGGAGTGGAGCCCTTTTGACCAGGACGCCGTGGGCATG CTCTGCATGCCGAAGGGGCTGTCATTCCGCACTCAGGCCGACGCCCGCGAGCCACGTTTCCACTCCTTCATCATCACCCGCGAGGACGGCTCCCGTACCTACGGTTTCGCTCTCACCTTCTACGAAGAGGTGACCAGCAAGCAGATATGCAGCGCCATGCAGACGCTGTACCACATGCACAACGCCGAGCAGTACGAGGTCCTGCACAGCGGCGCCGCCGCCCTGCCCGAGGACGCCCTCCACGCCGCCAGCCCGTTCTCACGCCTGCAGCGCTTCAATTCCTACGACATCAGCCGCGACACGCTCTACGTGTCCAAGTGCATCTGCCTGGTGGCCCCGCTGCCCTTCCCGCAGGCGAGCCGCAGGGTGCTGCAGGAGCTGCACCAGGCCGTCACCGCCGCCCAGCCGCCGCCGCTGCCGCTGGAGAGCTACATCTACAACGTGCTGTACGAGGTGCCGCTGCCGCCCGCCGGCCGCTCCCTCAAGTTCTCGGGCGTCTACGGGCCCGTGGTGTGCCAGCGGCCCAGCACCAGCGAGCTGCCGCTCTTCGACTTCCCCATCAGCGAGGTCTTCGAGCTGCTGGGCGTGGAGAACGTGCTCCAGCTGTTCACCTGCGCCCTGCTGGAGCTTCAGATCCTGCTCTACTCTCGGC ACTACCAGAGGCTGATGACGGTGGCCGAGAGCATCACCGCCCTGATGTTCCCCTTCCAGTGGCAGCACGTCTATGTGCCCATCCTGCCCGCCTCGCTGCAGCACTTCCTGGACGCGCCCGTTCCCTATCTGATGGGCCTGCACTCCAACGGCCATGACGACCGGTCCAAGCTGGAGCTGCCCCAGGAG GCGAACCTCTGCTTTGTGGACATCGACAACCACTTCATTGAGCTGCCCGAGGACCTGCCGCAGTTCCCCAACAAACTTGAGTTCATCCAGGAGATCTCGGAGGCCCTCCTGGCATTCGGCGTGCCCCCGGAGGGCAGACTCCGCTGCAGCGACAGCATGACCAAGCTCAAGGTCTTCCGTGCCTCGGACCGGCGTAATGGCAACCTGTCCGGCTCTCCACTCAGCTCCTATCTGCTCAAGGAGAACGAGACCATCGCCCGACTGCAGGCCCTGGTCAAGAGAACCGGGCTCAGCTTGGAGAAG CTGGATGCCAAGGAGAACCAGGGGAGTAACAAGGACGTGAAGGTGCAGTGTGATGAGGAGGAGCTCAGGATGCACAAGCTCAACATCCACGTGCGCGAAATCTTCGCCAACCGCTTCACTCAGATGTTTGCGGACTACGAGGTGTTTGTCATCCAGCCGAGCCAGGACAAGGACTCCTGGTTCAGCAACCGGGAACAGATGCAGAACTTTGATAAG GCCTCCTTCCTCTCTGACCAGCCAGAGCCATACCTGCCCTTCCTCTCTCGCTTCCTGGAAACCCAAATGTTCGCCTCCTTCATCGACAGCAAGATCCTGTGCCACGACGATGAGGACAAGGAGCACGTGCTGCGAGTGTTCGACGCCCGAGTGGACAAGATCCGCATGCTGAACGTGCGGACGCCCACTCTGCGCACCTCCATGTACCAGAAGTGCACCACCATTGAGGAATCAG AGTCTGCTCTCAAAAAGCGCTTTGAGAATATCGATCTGGTAGCTCCTCTCCCTCATTCCATTG AAAAGGCCATCGAGATGCGGCTGACCAAGATGGACCACACGGCACTGCATCCGCATCTGCTGGACATGAAGATCGGACAGGGCCGCTACGAGGCCGGCTTCTTCCCCCGCCTACAGTCTGATGTGCTGTCAACAGGACCCACCGGCAACAA GTGGACGAAGCGGAGCGCTCCGGCTCAGTGGCGGAGGAAGGACAGGCAGAAACAGCACGCCGAACACCTGTACCTAGATAACGACCAGAGAGAG AAGTACATCCAGGAAGCCCGCAACCTGGGCACCGCCATCCGGCAGCCCAAGCTCTCCAACCTCTCCCCGTCTGTCATTGCGCAGACCAACTCTAAGTTTGTTGAGGGACTGCTGAAAGAATGCAGAAACAAG ACCAAGCGCATGCTGGTGGAGAAGATGGGCAGGGAGGCGGTGGAGCTGGGCCACGGCGAGGGCAGCATCACGGGCGTGGAGGAGAACACGCTCATCGCCAGCCTCTGCGACCTGCTGGAGCGCATCTGGAGCCACGGCCTGCAGGTCAAGCAG GGTAAATCGGCCTTATGGTCACACCTGTTGCACTACCAGGAGAGCGAAGAGAAGAGGGATGCCCCCCCAGGCGGCTTGGCCCCCCCAG GCTTCAACCCCGAGAGACGCAAGTCTGACGCCggctctgctctgccccccctcaAAATCTCCCTCATCCAGGATATGCG GCACATCCAGAACATTGGTGAGATCAAGACCGACGTAGGCAAGGCAAGAGCTTGGGTACGCCTCTCGATGGAGAAGAAACTTCTGTCCAGACACCTCAAACAGCTGCTGTTGGACCACGAGTTGAGCAA CAAGCTGTATAAGCACTACGCCTTTCTGCGCTGTGACGACGAGAAGGAGCAGTTCCTCTACCATCTCCTCTCCTTCAATGCCGTGGATTACTTCTGTTTCACCAACGTCTTCACCACCGTCA TGATCCCATACCACGTGGTGGTCATCCCCAGCAAGAAGCTGGGGGGCTCCATGTTCACGGCCAACCCCTGGGTCTGTGTCTCGGGGGAGCTGTCGGAGACGGGTGTGCTCCAGGTCCCCAAGAACACGCTGGAGATCACCTTTGAG TGCCAGAACCTGGGCAAGCTGACCACGGTGCAGATGGGACATGACAACTCAGGGCTTTATGCTAAGTGGCTGGTGGAGTGTGTCATCGTCCGAAATGAGATCACTGGCCACACCTACAA GTTTCCATGTGGCCGTTGGCTCGGGAAAGGTGTGGATGATGGAAGCTTAGAGAGGATCCTAGTGGGGGAACTGATCACGTCTAGTACAGAGAGCGAAGACCGGTTTTGCCGGACACCTCCGCTACAGCATTCCCCTGGGATGATACGGAGGCTGGTCACCATCTCACCAAGTAGCAAACCAA AGTTAAATACAGGTCAGATTCAAGAGGGAGTGGGAGAGGCCATCAACGGAATAGTGAAGCATTTCCATAAGCCAGAGAAGGAG AGGGGTAGTCTGACTTTGCTCCTGTGTGGAGAGAGTGGTCTAGTCTGGGCTCTGGAGCAGGTCTTCCAGCATGGCTTTAAGTCTCCACGTCTCTTCAAAAGCGTCTTTATCTGGGACTACCTTG AGAAGGCCCAGGGTCACTTTGAGACCTTGGAGCAGCAGGACATGGCGGATGAGAACTGGCGGATGAGGGCGCGAAATTTCTGCCGCTTCATGAGAGCCATCAACGGCACGCCCAGGAACATCGGCAAGGACGGAAAGTTCCAGCTGCTTGTGTGTCTGGGGGCCAG AGAGCACCTGCTGCACCACTGGATTGCTCTTCTGGCAGACTGTCCAATCACAGCACAGATGTATGAGGACACGGCACTGATAAAAGACCACACACTGGTGAACTCCCTGATTAGAGTGCTTCAGACATTACAGGAGTTCAACATCACCCTGGAGGCCTCGCTTGTGAAAGGCATCGGCATTTAG